One Theropithecus gelada isolate Dixy chromosome 18, Tgel_1.0, whole genome shotgun sequence DNA segment encodes these proteins:
- the MBD1 gene encoding methyl-CpG-binding domain protein 1 isoform X9 — translation MAEDWLDCPALGPGWKRREVFRKSGATCGRSDTYYQSPTGDRIRSKVELTRYLGPACDLTLFDFKQGILCYPAPKAHPVAVASKKRKKPSRPAKTRKRQVGPQSGEVRKEAPRDETKADTDTAPASFPAPGCCENCGISFSGDGTQRQRLKTLCKDCRAQRIAFNREQRMFKRVGCGECAACQVTEDCGACSTCLLQLPHDVASGLFCKCERRRCLRIVERSRGCGVCRGCQTQEDCGRCPICLRPPRPGLRRQWKCVQRRCLRGKHARRKGGCDSKMAARRRPGAQPLPPPPPSQSPEPTEPHPRALAPSPPAEFIYYCVDEDELPYTNRRQNRKCGACAACLRRMDCGRCDFCCDKPKFGGSNQKRQKCRWRQCLQFAMKRLLPSVWSESEDGAGSPPPYHRRKRPSSARRHHLGPTLKPTLATRTAQPDHTQAPTKQEAGGGFVLPPPGTDLVFLREGASSPVQVPGPVAASTEALLQVKQEKADTQDEWTPGTAVLTSPVLVPGCPSKAVDPGLPSVKQEPPDPEEDKEENKDDSASKLAPEEEAGGAGTPVITEIFSLGGTRFRDTAVWLPRSKDLKKPGARKQ, via the exons ATGGCTGAGGACTGGCTGGACTGCCCGGCCCTGGGCCCTGGCTGGAAGCGCCGTGAAGTCTTTCGCAAGTCAGGGGCCACCTGTGGACGCTCAGACACCTATTACCAGAG CCCCACAGGAGACAGGATCCGAAGCAAAGTTGAGCTGACTCGATACCTGGGCCCTGCGTGTGATCTCACCCTCTTCGACTTCAAACAAGGCATCTTGTGCTATCCAGCCCCCAAG GCCCATCCTGTGGCTGTTGCCAGCAAGAAGCGAAAGAAGCCTTCAAGGCCAGCCAAGACTCGGAAACGTCAGGTTGGACCCCAGAGTGGTGAGGTCAGGAAGGAGGCCCCAAGGGACGAGACCAAGGCTGACACTGACACAGCCCCAGCTTCATTCCCTGCTCCTGG ATGCTGTGAGAACTGTGGAATCAGCTTCTCAGGGGATGGCACCCAAAGGCAGCGGCTCAAAACATTGTGCAAAGACTGTCGAG CACAGAGAATTGCCTTCAACCGAGAACAGAGAATGTTTAAG CGTGTGGGCTGTGGGGAGTGTGCAGCCTGCCAGGTAACAGAAGACTGTGGGGCCTGCTCCACGTGCCTCCTGCAGCTGCCCCATGATGTGGCATCGGGGCTGTTCTGCAAGTGTGAACGGAGACGCTGCCTCCGGATTGTGGAAAGG AGCCGAGGGTGTGGAGTGTGCCGGGGCTGTCAGACCCAAGAGGACTGTGGCCGTTGTCCCATCTGCCTTCGCCCTCCCCGCCCTGGTCTCAGGCGCCAGTGGAAATGTGTCCAGCGACGTTGCCTACGG GGTAAACATGCCCGCCGCAAGGGAGGCTGTGACTCCAAGATGGCTGCCAGGAGGCGCCCCGGAGCGCAGccactgcctccacctcccccatCACAGTCCCCAGAGCCCACAGAGCCG CACCCCAGAGCCCTGGCCCCCTCGCCACCTGCCGAATTCATCTATTACTGTGTAGACGAGGACGAGCTA CCCTACACGAACCGCCGGCAGAACCGCAAGTGCGGGGCCTGTGCAGCCTGCCTACGGCGGATGGACTGTGGCCGCTGCGACTTCTGCTGCGACAAGCCCAAATTCGGGGGCAGCAACCAGAAGCGCCAGAAGTGTCGTTGGCGCCAATGCCTGCAGTTTGCCATG AAGCGGCTGCTGCCCAGTGTCTGGTCAGAGTCTGAGGATGGGGCAGGATCGCCCCCACCTTACCATCGTCGAAAGAGGCCCAGCTCTGCCCGACGACACCATCTTGGGCCTACCTTGAAGCCCACCTTGGCTACACGCACAGCCCAACCAGACCATACCCAGGCTCCAACGAAGCAGGAAGCAGGTGGTGGCTTTGTGCTGCCTCCGCCTGGCACTGACCTTGTGTTTTTACGGGAGGGCGCAAGCAGTCCTGTGCAGGTGCCAGGCCCTGTTGCAGCTTCCACAGAAGCCCTGTTGCAG GTGAAGCAAGAGAAGGCGGATACCCAGGACGAGTGGACACCAGGCACAGCTGTCCTGACTTCTCCCGTATTGGTGCCTGGCTGCCCTAGCAAG GCAGTAGACCCAGGCCTGCCATCTGTGAAGCAAGAGCCACCTGACCCTgaggaggacaaggaggagaACAAGGATGACTCTGCCTCCAAATTGGCCCCAGAAGAAGAGGCAGGAGGGGCTGGCACACCCGTG ATCACGGAGATTTTCAGCCTGGGTGGAACCCGCTTCCGAGATACAGCGGTCTGGTTGCCAAG GTCCAAAGACCTTAAAAAACCTGGAGCTAGAAAGCAGTAG
- the MBD1 gene encoding methyl-CpG-binding domain protein 1 isoform X21 translates to MFKRVGCGECAACQVTEDCGACSTCLLQLPHDVASGLFCKCERRRCLRIVERSRGCGVCRGCQTQEDCGRCPICLRPPRPGLRRQWKCVQRRCLRGKHARRKGGCDSKMAARRRPGAQPLPPPPPSQSPEPTEPQPYTNRRQNRKCGACAACLRRMDCGRCDFCCDKPKFGGSNQKRQKCRWRQCLQFAMKRLLPSVWSESEDGAGSPPPYHRRKRPSSARRHHLGPTLKPTLATRTAQPDHTQAPTKQEAGGGFVLPPPGTDLVFLREGASSPVQVPGPVAASTEALLQAVDPGLPSVKQEPPDPEEDKEENKDDSASKLAPEEEAGGAGTPVITEIFSLGGTRFRDTAVWLPRYHHLTLDWKCNCGYYLCCRSVLVP, encoded by the exons ATGTTTAAG CGTGTGGGCTGTGGGGAGTGTGCAGCCTGCCAGGTAACAGAAGACTGTGGGGCCTGCTCCACGTGCCTCCTGCAGCTGCCCCATGATGTGGCATCGGGGCTGTTCTGCAAGTGTGAACGGAGACGCTGCCTCCGGATTGTGGAAAGG AGCCGAGGGTGTGGAGTGTGCCGGGGCTGTCAGACCCAAGAGGACTGTGGCCGTTGTCCCATCTGCCTTCGCCCTCCCCGCCCTGGTCTCAGGCGCCAGTGGAAATGTGTCCAGCGACGTTGCCTACGG GGTAAACATGCCCGCCGCAAGGGAGGCTGTGACTCCAAGATGGCTGCCAGGAGGCGCCCCGGAGCGCAGccactgcctccacctcccccatCACAGTCCCCAGAGCCCACAGAGCCG caGCCCTACACGAACCGCCGGCAGAACCGCAAGTGCGGGGCCTGTGCAGCCTGCCTACGGCGGATGGACTGTGGCCGCTGCGACTTCTGCTGCGACAAGCCCAAATTCGGGGGCAGCAACCAGAAGCGCCAGAAGTGTCGTTGGCGCCAATGCCTGCAGTTTGCCATG AAGCGGCTGCTGCCCAGTGTCTGGTCAGAGTCTGAGGATGGGGCAGGATCGCCCCCACCTTACCATCGTCGAAAGAGGCCCAGCTCTGCCCGACGACACCATCTTGGGCCTACCTTGAAGCCCACCTTGGCTACACGCACAGCCCAACCAGACCATACCCAGGCTCCAACGAAGCAGGAAGCAGGTGGTGGCTTTGTGCTGCCTCCGCCTGGCACTGACCTTGTGTTTTTACGGGAGGGCGCAAGCAGTCCTGTGCAGGTGCCAGGCCCTGTTGCAGCTTCCACAGAAGCCCTGTTGCAG GCAGTAGACCCAGGCCTGCCATCTGTGAAGCAAGAGCCACCTGACCCTgaggaggacaaggaggagaACAAGGATGACTCTGCCTCCAAATTGGCCCCAGAAGAAGAGGCAGGAGGGGCTGGCACACCCGTG ATCACGGAGATTTTCAGCCTGGGTGGAACCCGCTTCCGAGATACAGCGGTCTGGTTGCCAAG GTATCACCACCTTACTCTTGACTGGAAATGCAACTGTGGTTACTACCTGTGCTGCAGGTCCGTCCTGGTTCCCTGA
- the MBD1 gene encoding methyl-CpG-binding domain protein 1 isoform X6 — protein sequence MFKRVGCGECAACQVTEDCGACSTCLLQLPHDVASGLFCKCERRRCLRIVERSRGCGVCRGCQTQEDCGRCPICLRPPRPGLRRQWKCVQRRCLRHLAHRLRRRHQRCQRRTPLAVAPPTGKHARRKGGCDSKMAARRRPGAQPLPPPPPSQSPEPTEPHPRALAPSPPAEFIYYCVDEDELQPYTNRRQNRKCGACAACLRRMDCGRCDFCCDKPKFGGSNQKRQKCRWRQCLQFAMKRLLPSVWSESEDGAGSPPPYHRRKRPSSARRHHLGPTLKPTLATRTAQPDHTQAPTKQEAGGGFVLPPPGTDLVFLREGASSPVQVPGPVAASTEALLQEAQCSGLSWVVALPQVKQEKADTQDEWTPGTAVLTSPVLVPGCPSKAVDPGLPSVKQEPPDPEEDKEENKDDSASKLAPEEEAGGAGTPVITEIFSLGGTRFRDTAVWLPRAGTREGKMDVKCGRPRTQWSPRARAGTHEDGLEPMSVSHHLQLR from the exons ATGTTTAAG CGTGTGGGCTGTGGGGAGTGTGCAGCCTGCCAGGTAACAGAAGACTGTGGGGCCTGCTCCACGTGCCTCCTGCAGCTGCCCCATGATGTGGCATCGGGGCTGTTCTGCAAGTGTGAACGGAGACGCTGCCTCCGGATTGTGGAAAGG AGCCGAGGGTGTGGAGTGTGCCGGGGCTGTCAGACCCAAGAGGACTGTGGCCGTTGTCCCATCTGCCTTCGCCCTCCCCGCCCTGGTCTCAGGCGCCAGTGGAAATGTGTCCAGCGACGTTGCCTACGG CACCTTGCTCACCGCCTGCGTCGCCGTCATCAGAGATGTCAGCGACGCACTCCCCTGGCTGTGGCTCCCCCAACT GGTAAACATGCCCGCCGCAAGGGAGGCTGTGACTCCAAGATGGCTGCCAGGAGGCGCCCCGGAGCGCAGccactgcctccacctcccccatCACAGTCCCCAGAGCCCACAGAGCCG CACCCCAGAGCCCTGGCCCCCTCGCCACCTGCCGAATTCATCTATTACTGTGTAGACGAGGACGAGCTA caGCCCTACACGAACCGCCGGCAGAACCGCAAGTGCGGGGCCTGTGCAGCCTGCCTACGGCGGATGGACTGTGGCCGCTGCGACTTCTGCTGCGACAAGCCCAAATTCGGGGGCAGCAACCAGAAGCGCCAGAAGTGTCGTTGGCGCCAATGCCTGCAGTTTGCCATG AAGCGGCTGCTGCCCAGTGTCTGGTCAGAGTCTGAGGATGGGGCAGGATCGCCCCCACCTTACCATCGTCGAAAGAGGCCCAGCTCTGCCCGACGACACCATCTTGGGCCTACCTTGAAGCCCACCTTGGCTACACGCACAGCCCAACCAGACCATACCCAGGCTCCAACGAAGCAGGAAGCAGGTGGTGGCTTTGTGCTGCCTCCGCCTGGCACTGACCTTGTGTTTTTACGGGAGGGCGCAAGCAGTCCTGTGCAGGTGCCAGGCCCTGTTGCAGCTTCCACAGAAGCCCTGTTGCAG GAGGCCCAGTGCTCTGGCCTGAGTTGGGTTGTGGCCTTACCCCAGGTGAAGCAAGAGAAGGCGGATACCCAGGACGAGTGGACACCAGGCACAGCTGTCCTGACTTCTCCCGTATTGGTGCCTGGCTGCCCTAGCAAG GCAGTAGACCCAGGCCTGCCATCTGTGAAGCAAGAGCCACCTGACCCTgaggaggacaaggaggagaACAAGGATGACTCTGCCTCCAAATTGGCCCCAGAAGAAGAGGCAGGAGGGGCTGGCACACCCGTG ATCACGGAGATTTTCAGCCTGGGTGGAACCCGCTTCCGAGATACAGCGGTCTGGTTGCCAAG GGCAGGCACTCGGGAAGGGAAGATGGATGTAAAGTGTGGGAGACCGAGGACACAGTGGAGCCCACGAGCACGAGCTGGAACCCACGAGGATGGCCTGGAACCCATGTCAGTCTCTCACCACCTCCAGCTTCGATGA
- the MBD1 gene encoding methyl-CpG-binding domain protein 1 isoform X12 has protein sequence MFKRVGCGECAACQVTEDCGACSTCLLQLPHDVASGLFCKCERRRCLRIVERSRGCGVCRGCQTQEDCGRCPICLRPPRPGLRRQWKCVQRRCLRHLAHRLRRRHQRCQRRTPLAVAPPTGKHARRKGGCDSKMAARRRPGAQPLPPPPPSQSPEPTEPHPRALAPSPPAEFIYYCVDEDELQPYTNRRQNRKCGACAACLRRMDCGRCDFCCDKPKFGGSNQKRQKCRWRQCLQFAMKRLLPSVWSESEDGAGSPPPYHRRKRPSSARRHHLGPTLKPTLATRTAQPDHTQAPTKQEAGGGFVLPPPGTDLVFLREGASSPVQVPGPVAASTEALLQEAQCSGLSWVVALPQVKQEKADTQDEWTPGTAVLTSPVLVPGCPSKAVDPGLPSVKQEPPDPEEDKEENKDDSASKLAPEEEAGGAGTPVITEIFSLGGTRFRDTAVWLPRSKDLKKPGARKQ, from the exons ATGTTTAAG CGTGTGGGCTGTGGGGAGTGTGCAGCCTGCCAGGTAACAGAAGACTGTGGGGCCTGCTCCACGTGCCTCCTGCAGCTGCCCCATGATGTGGCATCGGGGCTGTTCTGCAAGTGTGAACGGAGACGCTGCCTCCGGATTGTGGAAAGG AGCCGAGGGTGTGGAGTGTGCCGGGGCTGTCAGACCCAAGAGGACTGTGGCCGTTGTCCCATCTGCCTTCGCCCTCCCCGCCCTGGTCTCAGGCGCCAGTGGAAATGTGTCCAGCGACGTTGCCTACGG CACCTTGCTCACCGCCTGCGTCGCCGTCATCAGAGATGTCAGCGACGCACTCCCCTGGCTGTGGCTCCCCCAACT GGTAAACATGCCCGCCGCAAGGGAGGCTGTGACTCCAAGATGGCTGCCAGGAGGCGCCCCGGAGCGCAGccactgcctccacctcccccatCACAGTCCCCAGAGCCCACAGAGCCG CACCCCAGAGCCCTGGCCCCCTCGCCACCTGCCGAATTCATCTATTACTGTGTAGACGAGGACGAGCTA caGCCCTACACGAACCGCCGGCAGAACCGCAAGTGCGGGGCCTGTGCAGCCTGCCTACGGCGGATGGACTGTGGCCGCTGCGACTTCTGCTGCGACAAGCCCAAATTCGGGGGCAGCAACCAGAAGCGCCAGAAGTGTCGTTGGCGCCAATGCCTGCAGTTTGCCATG AAGCGGCTGCTGCCCAGTGTCTGGTCAGAGTCTGAGGATGGGGCAGGATCGCCCCCACCTTACCATCGTCGAAAGAGGCCCAGCTCTGCCCGACGACACCATCTTGGGCCTACCTTGAAGCCCACCTTGGCTACACGCACAGCCCAACCAGACCATACCCAGGCTCCAACGAAGCAGGAAGCAGGTGGTGGCTTTGTGCTGCCTCCGCCTGGCACTGACCTTGTGTTTTTACGGGAGGGCGCAAGCAGTCCTGTGCAGGTGCCAGGCCCTGTTGCAGCTTCCACAGAAGCCCTGTTGCAG GAGGCCCAGTGCTCTGGCCTGAGTTGGGTTGTGGCCTTACCCCAGGTGAAGCAAGAGAAGGCGGATACCCAGGACGAGTGGACACCAGGCACAGCTGTCCTGACTTCTCCCGTATTGGTGCCTGGCTGCCCTAGCAAG GCAGTAGACCCAGGCCTGCCATCTGTGAAGCAAGAGCCACCTGACCCTgaggaggacaaggaggagaACAAGGATGACTCTGCCTCCAAATTGGCCCCAGAAGAAGAGGCAGGAGGGGCTGGCACACCCGTG ATCACGGAGATTTTCAGCCTGGGTGGAACCCGCTTCCGAGATACAGCGGTCTGGTTGCCAAG GTCCAAAGACCTTAAAAAACCTGGAGCTAGAAAGCAGTAG